GTAGATGGTGGACGACGTCGAGCGCGCCGGGGTACAGCCGGGTCGCGAACGGATAATCGACCAGGAACGACGACATCAGCAGCAGCCGGGTGTCGCCCATGTCTCCCATCCGGTAGCGCTGCAGGGCACCCAGGTAATCGGTGTATCCGAGCTCGGCGCGCAGTTGCTCGAGGATTGCCCAGTACCGATCCCGACACGCCGGCCCGAACTCCCGCGCCAGGTGATCGCGGAGGTCGTCCTGCACGCGGTCGTTATCGAGCAGCGTGTTGTCGCAGTCGAGGAGGAACACCACGTCGGCGGGCGCGCTCACGTGGTCGTCCCGGCTCGGTCGTTCATGGGATTCACGACGAACTCCGTGGGTGACGGAACATCTTCATGATCGGCGTGCGGCATTCGGCGTTCCGGCCGCGAGCGCCGCATCCACGATCGCCTGGGCCTGCTCCACGATCCGGTCCAGCTGGTCCTTCCCCCGGAAACTCTCGGCGTAGATCTTGTAGATGTCCTCGGTGCCCGATGGCCGGGCCGCGAACCAGCCGGTTGCGGCGGTCACCTTCACGCCGCCGAGCGGCGCGTGGTTGCCTGGCGCCTCCGTGATGACGCTCTGGACCTTCTCCCCGGCGAGGTCGGGGCAGCGCACCTGGCCGGGCGAGAGCGCCGCGAGCAGCTTCCTTTGTGCCGGGGTCGCGGGCGCTTCGACCCGGTCGTAGGCCGGCTCGCCGAGCTCGTGGGTCAGGTCGCCGTAGATCTCCCCGGGGTCGCGGCCCAGGCGCGCGGTGATCTCGGCCGCGAGCAGCGCCGGGATGATGCCATCCTTGTCCGTCGTCCAGACGGTGCCATCCAGACGGGCGAACGACGCCCCGGCGCTCTCTTCGCCGCCGAAGCCCAGTGAACCGTCGAGCAAGCCGTCGACGAACCACTTGAAGCCGACCGGCACCTCATAGAGCGGCCGGCCGAGCTTCGCCGCGACGCGATCGATCATCTGGCTGCTCACCGCCGTCTTGCCGATCGCCGCCTCTTGGCGCCACTTCGGCCGGTGCTGGAAGAGGTAGAAGATGGCAACGGCGAGGTAGTGGTTGGGCGGCAGCAGTCCCGCGCTGCGGGTGACGACGCCGTGCCGGTCATGGTCCGTGTCGCAGGCGAACGACAGGTCGAAACGGTCCTTCATCCCTATCAATCGTTGCATCGCGTAGGCCGACGACGGGTCCATCCGTATCTGACCGTCCCAATCCACGGTCATGAACCGGAAGGTCGGATCGACGGCCTCGCTCACCACCGTGAGGTTCAACCCGTAGCGTTCGGCAATCGGCCCCCAGAAGTGGACCCCTGCGCCGCCGAGCGGATCGACCCCAAGGGTGATCTTCGCCCCGCGAATGGCCTCCATGTCCAGCACGTTGGCGAGATCCGTGATGTACGCCGTGAGGTAGTCGTGCTGGTGCGTCGTTGACGCGCGAAGAGCTTTCTCGAACCGGATCCTCTTCACCTCCCGCAGGCCACTCTCGAGCAGCTCGTTGGCCTTCGCCTCGATCCAACCGGTGACCGCGGACTCCGCCGGCCCGCCGTTGGGCGGGTTGTACTTGAACCCGCCGTCGCGTGGCGGATTGTGGGACGGCGTGATGACGATGCCGTCGGCCAGCCCCGTCGTGCGGCCTCGGTTGTACGACAGGATCGCGTGGGAGATCACCGGGGTCGGCGTGTATTCGTCCCCCGCCGCGAGCATCACCTCGACTCCGTTGGCCGCCAGCACCTCGAGCGCGGTTGCGTAAGCCGGGATCGCCAGCGCGTGGGTGTCGATGCCCAGATAGAGCGGGCCACCGGCGCCCTGCCGCTTTCGATGGAGGCAGATCGCCTGGGTGATGGCCAGGATGTGACCTTCATTGAACGACCGGTTGAAGGCCGTGCCGCGATGTCCCGAGGTGCCGAACGCCACCCGCTGTTCCGGCACCGACGGGTCGGGAGCCTCGGTGTAGTAGGCCGTGATGAGCCTGGGCACGTCGACCAGCATCCCGGGTTCCGCCGGCCTGCCTGCGAGAGGGCTCGTCTTCATGAGTTTCCGCGGCTCATTGCGGCTGCCCTCCCCTCACCTCGCGCGACCGTTCCAGCTCGCGCAGGAACATCTCTTCGGCGGCCGCGGCCACCCGCTCGTCCTCCGCCGCCCCGATCCGCCAGAGGGCCCGGGAGAACGACGGCCCGTCGACCGCCGGCACATCCTTTCACATTGTCTCCGGGGTGCACCGCGCGGAAGGGTCGCTGCCGGATCCGAGGGCGCGACGGGGCTCCGCACGGCGACACACACCCTGGCTGGGCTCCTGCATTGCGTGATCTTGCCGAGTCGCTTGCCGCCAGACTATCGTCCACCAGCCGAATCCGCGGGCGGTGTCGGCCTGCGCCACGATTCGGCTGCCTCCAGCGGCCGGCTGTCTTGCGCGCAGCCGTAGGTCGGACGCCGGTGGCCGGGGAGGGCTTGACCCGCCGGAGACAGTTCCCGATCACCCACGCCAAGGCTCCGCGTGAGCGCCGCCACCATGACCCCTTCTCCTCCGACGACCGTGGTACTGACGATTGTCGCGCTCACCTATCTCGGCGTCGCCGTCGGGCATGTGCCCGGCTTCAAGGTGAACCGCACCGGCATCGCGTTGCTGGGCGCGATTGCCATCATGGTCTTCTCCGGATTGCCGACGACGGCGGTGATCGGTTTCGTCAACTGGCCGACGATCCTGCTGTTGTTCGGCTTCTTCGTGATCTCCGCGCAATTGCGCCTGTCCGGCTTCTTCGACCAGGTGGCCAACGCGGTCTCGGCCCGGCTCGACAACCCCGCGCGGTTCCTGCTTACCCTGATGCTGGTGGCGGCAGGACTATCGGCGTTTCTCAATCACGACATCATCTGTTTCGTCTTCGCGCCCGTCGTGGCGACGGCGCTGCTCCGCCGGCAGCTCAATCCCGTTCCCTATCTCATCGCGTTGGCAATTGCCAGCAACATCGGTGCGGCCGCCACGGTGGTCGGCAATCCGCAAGACATGCTCATCGCCCAGGTTGCCGGACTGGATTTCGGGCGATACCTGCTCTGGTGTATCTCGCCGGTGCTGTTTGCCCTCGGCTGTGCCTACGCTCTCATCTGGACGATGTCCCGTCGCAGCCTCGCGTCCTCGGCGCCGGTCCCGGCGAGCGTGAGGCCATCTCTCCTGCCGTTCAACCGTGCGCACACGGTCAAGGGCCTGGTCATTCTGGGGTTGGTCGTCGCGTTCTTCTTCTCGCCGGTGCCCAAGGAAATCGTCGCCTTGACCGCCGCCGCCATTCATCTCGCCAGCCGGACGTACCCGACCGAAGACTTGCTCGGCAAGGTGGACTGGTCGATTCTGGTCCTGTTCCTGGGATTGTTCGTGGTGACCGGCGCATTCCAAGCCACGGGCTACGGCGAACACGCCGTGCTGTGGCTCGGGCATGCTGGGTTGAATCTCCAGTCGCCATCCGTTCTGGCCGTCGTGACGGCCGTGGTCTCGAACCTGATCAACAACTCCGCGGCGGTGCTGCTGCTGGTGAGGGTGGTCCCCGTGGCGCATCCGCCGACCGCCTACGTGCTGGCACTGTCCAACAGCTTCGGCGGGAGCCTCATCATCCTCGGCAGCGTGTCGAACATCATCGTCGTCCAACAAGCGCGCGAACTGGGGATCACCATCTCGTTCCGCGACTTCGCACGCTTCGGGGTGCCGGTGACGGTAGCCGCCATGGCCGGCCTGCTGGCGTGGGTGAGGCTCATGAACTGAAGTGCGGCCCGTAGTCGTTCCTCTACCGGGGCGGCGTGCGCCGACCCCCGGGCGCCCTCAGCTGGAGCCGCTGCAACTGCCCGAGTTGGTGCTTCCACGCGGCCTCATCGCGTGGAGCGCGCGGCTCAACCATCACTCGGAGACAGCCCATGTCCTCCACCATCGAGGCATCGGTCACTACGAGGTGTCGCCGGGCAGCCGGTCGGCAACGGTTCCGTGAGCGGCGCAGAGCTCCGACCGGGCAAGTCCATGCCGGATCGGAGCTTGTGAAGTCGGGACGGCGGGACTTGAACCCGCGACCCCTGAACCCCATGGGGCTCAGGGATCCCTCGCAAGACGACGAAATGCCGGACTCTCGAGGGATTCCGAGCGTCGAAGCCGGATTCTGCGCCCCGCCGTGCGGGACTCCGAGGTGTGTTTCACCACCCGTCACGGCACCCCTCACCGCAACCCTCTGCCGGTCGCATCTCTAGGCACACACCATCCGGTCAGTTAGGATTACGGCTCACCGAGCAAACCGAGGGACGATGGGCGCCCGCGCCGACGCACTCGCGGACCGCATGGAGCCTGGAGCGCATATGCCCGCCAGCTTCGTCGAGGGGCTGTGCGACGCCGAGTGGCGCGCGGCGGAGCTGGACCGCGCCGCTCGCCCGTCGCGCGAGGCCGGCGCGCCGCCGACGGCGCGGCCCTTCATCGAGCACCGCCCGGTGCGAAGCGCGTTCCAGCACCTCGCCGGCATCCGGGAGGCGCTGCACCGCTAGTGCCTCCCCGCCACCGCCGCACATGACCGGGGCAGCGCTCAGGCCGTCGCTGCCGGCCCGTTTCACCGTGACACGCGAGCTGGGCCGCGGCGGGATGGGCACGGTGTTCCTCGCCCGGGACGGGATCCTGGGCCGCGCGGTCGCGATCAAGGTGCTGACGCCGGAGCTGTCCCGCGCGCTCGGGGCCGAGCGCTTCGCGCGCGAGATCCGGCTCACCGCGCAGCTGGTGCATCCCAACATCGTCCCGCTGTTCGATTCCGGGGAATCCGACGGCTGGCTCTACTACGTGATGCCGTTCATCGACGGCGCCACGCTGCGCGCGCAGCTCGACGGCGGCCGGCCGGTGGCGCCCGCGGACGTGATGCGGATCATCGCCGACACGGCCGAGGCCCTGGCCTACGCGCACGCCATGGGGGTCGTGCACCGCGACGTGAAGCCCGAGAACATCTTCTGGTACGGCGGGCGGGCGTTGCTGGCGGACTTCGGCATCGCCGCGGGCGAGCAGGCGGCGCCCGACGGGATCTCGCTGACGGCCACGGGCATGATCATCGGCACCGTCGCGTACATGAGTCCCGAGCAGGCATCGAACCAGCCGGACCTCGACGGGCGGGCCGACCTCTACAGCCTGGGGTGCGTGGCCTACGAGCTGCTCGCCGGCCGGCCTCCCTTCGTGCGGACCTCCGCCGTCGCGACGCTCGCCGCCCATTTCGCCGACCCCGTCGAGCCCGTATGCGTCTGCCGGCCGGACGTGGCTCCCGCGCTCGCGGCGCTGGTCGAGCAGCTTCTGGCCAAGGACCGGGACCGGCGCCCGGCCGACGCGGCCGCCGTGCTCAACGCCCTCCGGCCGCTGGAGTCCACTCCGGGCCCCAAGCGCGTCGCCTCGGCCCGCCGGTCCGAGCCGCACGACGTGATGGCCGACCCGCCCGAGGTCCGGGAGCTCGTGGCCAAGGCGCGCGAGCTGTACACCCACTCCACGCAGGGAGGTGAAGGCGCCCAGGAGAAGCTGCTCATGGGCCGGGTGTACGCCGAGAAGGCCGTGGCCAAGGCGCCGGGCAGCGCCGCGGCGCTCACCGCGCTGGCGAACCTGTATCTGGTCCTGGGGGTGCGGGGTTTCGCCGACCGGGACGAGGTCCTGCCCAAGGCGCGGGAACTGCGCCTGCGGGCCCTGGCCATCGACGATACCCTGGGCGCGGTGCACATGGCGCTGGGGACGGTGTTCCTCTACTGGGAAGATGACTTCGAGATGGCCGGCTCGGAGCTGGCCCTCAGCGTCGAGCTGGACCCGGACGACCCCGACGCGCATCGCATGTACGGAGCCTGGCTGCGGATCGCGGGGCGCCCGCTCGAGGCGCTGGACCACATGCGCTCGGCCGTGCAGCTCGCGCCGAAGGCCGCGTTCATGTACGTCGGCCTCGCCGACGTGCTGATGGCCCTGGGCCGTTACGACGAGGCGATCGCACCGCTGCGCCAGGCGCTGCGCCTGCACCCGCGCTACGATGCGGCGCTCGAGCGCCTGGAGATGAGCTGCCACCGCGCGGGCCGCCACGACGAGGCCCTCGACGCGCGCCGCCAGCTGCTCGGCATCCGCGGCGATACCGACCGCATCGCCGCCGTCGCGGAGGACGCCGCGCAGCACGGATGGCTCGTCGCGCGCGAGCGCGACCTGCGGCGCGAGCTGGCGACGCTGACGACGCTGGCGGAGCGGGACGGCGCGTTCGCCGAAACCCGCAGCACCCGCCTGCTGGGCGACAAGATCATCATCGTGCTGGCCGAGCTGGGTGAGTGGACCCAGGCCATGGATTGGGTGGAGCGCGCGTACCATCACCGGCCGGGCCGGCTGCGTCGCGTCCTCAACGATCTCCCCTACGACCACCACGGCCTGGCCCGCGACCCGAGGTACGCGCGCCTGCTGCGCACGGCCGGCATCGAGGAGCTGCGGGACTGAGCACGGGGCGCGAGCGCCCCGGCGCGCCGCCTTCAGCGGTCGATCAGCCCGCTGCCTCCGCATACGACAGGCGCACGGACGGCCGACCGACCAGCGTCTGGTACACCACGCAGTAGCGCTCGGTCAGCTCCAGCAGCTTGCGCCTCTCCGGCTCCGCGGCGTCGCTGTCCAGGGAGATCTGCAGGCGAATGTCGCGGAACCCCACCGGAGCCTCCTTCGAAACGCCCAGCGTGCCCCGGAAATCGAGATCGCCTTCCGCCGTGAGCGTTCCGCCGCGAACGGCCAATCCCATCGATGTGGCCACCGCGCAGAGCGTGACGCCCGCGCACGCCACCAGCGCCTGCAGGAGCATGTCCCCGGAGCACGCGGCGAGGCCGGTTCCACCCGTCGCGGGGTGAAGGCCCGCCTGTACGAGCGCGCGACCCGTCTCGACGTTGCAGGAGACGCCCTCTCCCAGCCTGCCCGTCGCCCGCAGGGTTACCACGGCCGCGGCCGGGTCGCTTCGGTACTTTTCCTTCAACGGAGACTGCGCTTCGCGCAGCTGCTGGCGATCCATGGTCCCTCTCGTGCGCCTTGGCTCCGACGCCCGCACGGTCGTCGAGCGAAGCCGGGACGGGCGACAGCGCGACTCGCCAGGGTCGTCGAGACCGCGGCAGGTCGGGGGTGTCCGTCTGGCCGTGAACGATAGAAGTGTAACACGTCGTCGGGGAACTGGATCGGGTTCAAGGTGATACGGAGGAGGTCCCGCCGAAGAGGAAACGTCCCCCGGAGGCAACCCATGACCATCGCACGTTCGGTACGCTCGCTCGTCATCGCCGCCGCGCTCGTCGGCACCGTGACCGCCCGGTCATGGGCCCAGTCCGGGCAGGCGCCCTACGCCTCCATGGCCCCGATCGCGGCGTACCTGATCCCGGATCGTGCCGCCGAGATCGCGCTCGCCCGCAGCGCGGCGCCGGATGCCGTCTCGCGCGACGCGACCATCCTGGTGCTGGGCCCGCACGGCTACGAGCGGGCCGTGGAGGGGAGGAACGGCTTCGTGTGCATAGTGGAGCGGTCGTGGATGTCGCCGCTCGATGCGCAGCAGTTCTGGAACCCGCGGCTGCGGGGCCCGACCTGCTTCAACCCGGCGGCCGCGCGGTCCATCCTGCCCCTCACCCTCAATCGCACGGCGCTGGTCCTGTCCGGCTCATCGAAGCCGCCGACGGTGGACGGCGTCCGCGCCGCTCTGGCGCGCAGCACGCTGCCGCCCCTCGAGCCGGGCGCGATGAGCTACATGATGTCCAAGGACGCCTTCCTCGACGACTCCGCCGGGCACTGGGTGCCGCACCTCATGTTCTACGCGGTGGCGTCGGACAGCGGGGCGTGGGGCGCCGACCTCGCCCGCTCGCCCGTGCTGCTGAATCCCCAGTTCCTCGGCGCACCCGAACGGGTCGCGGTGTTCATGGTGCCGCTGCGCGCGTGGTCCGACGGCTCGCCGGCACCCGCGCTGCCGGAGCAGTGACGGCCCGGGCGCGGCTGTTGGCGCAGTGCTGCTCGCG
This Gemmatimonadales bacterium DNA region includes the following protein-coding sequences:
- a CDS encoding OsmC family protein, yielding MDRQQLREAQSPLKEKYRSDPAAAVVTLRATGRLGEGVSCNVETGRALVQAGLHPATGGTGLAACSGDMLLQALVACAGVTLCAVATSMGLAVRGGTLTAEGDLDFRGTLGVSKEAPVGFRDIRLQISLDSDAAEPERRKLLELTERYCVVYQTLVGRPSVRLSYAEAAG
- a CDS encoding serine/threonine-protein kinase, with amino-acid sequence MTRELGRGGMGTVFLARDGILGRAVAIKVLTPELSRALGAERFAREIRLTAQLVHPNIVPLFDSGESDGWLYYVMPFIDGATLRAQLDGGRPVAPADVMRIIADTAEALAYAHAMGVVHRDVKPENIFWYGGRALLADFGIAAGEQAAPDGISLTATGMIIGTVAYMSPEQASNQPDLDGRADLYSLGCVAYELLAGRPPFVRTSAVATLAAHFADPVEPVCVCRPDVAPALAALVEQLLAKDRDRRPADAAAVLNALRPLESTPGPKRVASARRSEPHDVMADPPEVRELVAKARELYTHSTQGGEGAQEKLLMGRVYAEKAVAKAPGSAAALTALANLYLVLGVRGFADRDEVLPKARELRLRALAIDDTLGAVHMALGTVFLYWEDDFEMAGSELALSVELDPDDPDAHRMYGAWLRIAGRPLEALDHMRSAVQLAPKAAFMYVGLADVLMALGRYDEAIAPLRQALRLHPRYDAALERLEMSCHRAGRHDEALDARRQLLGIRGDTDRIAAVAEDAAQHGWLVARERDLRRELATLTTLAERDGAFAETRSTRLLGDKIIIVLAELGEWTQAMDWVERAYHHRPGRLRRVLNDLPYDHHGLARDPRYARLLRTAGIEELRD
- the pgm gene encoding phosphoglucomutase (alpha-D-glucose-1,6-bisphosphate-dependent), with amino-acid sequence MKTSPLAGRPAEPGMLVDVPRLITAYYTEAPDPSVPEQRVAFGTSGHRGTAFNRSFNEGHILAITQAICLHRKRQGAGGPLYLGIDTHALAIPAYATALEVLAANGVEVMLAAGDEYTPTPVISHAILSYNRGRTTGLADGIVITPSHNPPRDGGFKYNPPNGGPAESAVTGWIEAKANELLESGLREVKRIRFEKALRASTTHQHDYLTAYITDLANVLDMEAIRGAKITLGVDPLGGAGVHFWGPIAERYGLNLTVVSEAVDPTFRFMTVDWDGQIRMDPSSAYAMQRLIGMKDRFDLSFACDTDHDRHGVVTRSAGLLPPNHYLAVAIFYLFQHRPKWRQEAAIGKTAVSSQMIDRVAAKLGRPLYEVPVGFKWFVDGLLDGSLGFGGEESAGASFARLDGTVWTTDKDGIIPALLAAEITARLGRDPGEIYGDLTHELGEPAYDRVEAPATPAQRKLLAALSPGQVRCPDLAGEKVQSVITEAPGNHAPLGGVKVTAATGWFAARPSGTEDIYKIYAESFRGKDQLDRIVEQAQAIVDAALAAGTPNAARRS
- a CDS encoding SLC13 family permease; its protein translation is MSAATMTPSPPTTVVLTIVALTYLGVAVGHVPGFKVNRTGIALLGAIAIMVFSGLPTTAVIGFVNWPTILLLFGFFVISAQLRLSGFFDQVANAVSARLDNPARFLLTLMLVAAGLSAFLNHDIICFVFAPVVATALLRRQLNPVPYLIALAIASNIGAAATVVGNPQDMLIAQVAGLDFGRYLLWCISPVLFALGCAYALIWTMSRRSLASSAPVPASVRPSLLPFNRAHTVKGLVILGLVVAFFFSPVPKEIVALTAAAIHLASRTYPTEDLLGKVDWSILVLFLGLFVVTGAFQATGYGEHAVLWLGHAGLNLQSPSVLAVVTAVVSNLINNSAAVLLLVRVVPVAHPPTAYVLALSNSFGGSLIILGSVSNIIVVQQARELGITISFRDFARFGVPVTVAAMAGLLAWVRLMN